One Heptranchias perlo isolate sHepPer1 unplaced genomic scaffold, sHepPer1.hap1 HAP1_SCAFFOLD_70, whole genome shotgun sequence genomic region harbors:
- the LOC137318385 gene encoding zinc finger protein 271-like, translating into MEKPWKCGDCGKGFNYPSQLETHRRRHTRERPFTCAVCGKGFTQSSHLLTHQRVHTGERPFTCSMCGKRFTQSSSLIEHQLVHTDKRPIKYFHCDKSFKSRNELLTHQRTHTGERPFTCTECGKGFTQSSNLLTHQRVHTGERPFTCSVCGKGFTQSSSLIEHQLVHTDKRLFKCSVCEKSFKRKSDLLTHQRTHTGERPFTCSICGKGFTQSSSLLIHQRVHTGERPFTCSVCGKRFTRSSHRLRHQRIHTGQSPFTCSVCGKGFTQSSSLLTHQLVHTDKRPFKCSDCEKSFKRKKDLLTHQRTHTGERPFTCTECGKRFSQSSNLQTHQHIHNGERPFTCSVCGKGFTRSSYLIEHQHVHTDKRPFQCSDCGKNFKRTRDLLRHQRIHTGERPFTCSVCGKGFTLSSSLLIHQRVHI; encoded by the coding sequence atggagaaaccgtggaaatgtggggactgtgggaagggattcaattacccgtcccagctggaaactcatcgacgcagacacactagggagaggccgttcacctgcgccgtgtgtgggaagggattcactcagtcatcccacctgctgacgcaccagcgagttcacactggggagaggccgttcacctgctccatgtgtgggaagagattcactcagtcatccagcctcattgaacatcaacttgttcacactgataagagacctatcAAATATTTTCACTGTGACAAgagttttaaaagcagaaatgagctgctgacacaccaacgcactcacactggggagaggccgtttacctgcactgagtgtgggaagggattcactcagtcatccaacctgctgacacaccagcgagttcacactggggagaggccgttcacctgctccgtgtgtgggaagggattcactcagtcatccagccttattgaacatcagcttgttcacactgataagagactttttaaatgttctgtctgtgagaagagctttaaaagaaaaagtgatctgctgacacaccaacgcactcacactggggagaggccgttcacctgctccatttgtgggaagggattcactcagtcatccagtctactgatacaccagcgagttcacactggggagaggccattcacctgctccgtgtgtgggaagagattcactcgatcatcccaccggctgagacaccagcgaattcacactggccagagtccgttcacctgctccgtgtgtgggaagggattcactcagtcatccagccttctgacacatcaactcgttcacactgataagagaccttttaaatgttctgactgtgagaagagctttaaaagaaaaaaggatctactgacacaccaacgtactcacactggggagaggccgttcacctgcactgagtgtgggaagagattcagtcagtcatccaacctgcaaaCACACCAACAtattcacaatggggagaggccgttcacctgctctgtgtgtgggaagggattcactcgttcatcctacctcattgaacatcaacatgttcacactgataagagaccctttcaatgttctgactgtgggaagaactttaaaagaacaagggatctactgagacaccaacgtattcacactggggagaggccgttcacctgctctgtgtgtgggaaaggattcactctgtcatccagcctactaatacaccagcgagttcacatctgA